A part of Olleya sp. Bg11-27 genomic DNA contains:
- a CDS encoding FAD-binding and (Fe-S)-binding domain-containing protein, whose product MDLNKLKNSLLGELYYDDLIKSIYATDASVYRMLPIAVAYPKNNEDIKTLIAFAKTNNTSLIPRTAGTSLAGQCVGNGIVVDVSKHCNAILSIDQINKTVTVQPGVVRDQLNNYLKPFGLFFGPNTSTSNRCMIGGMVGNNSSGTTSIKYGVTRDKVVELHTILSDSSAVVFKNLSQDEFKEKLNLDSLEGQIYKQLHEEVLTEEAQKEINAHFPKKEIHRRNTGYAIDELYDSNSINLCRLLTGSEGTLAFTTQITLKLDDLPLKHRVMVALHFTTIEACLNAVKPAMEHDLYTCEMMDKTILDLTKHNKTQQDNRYFIQGDPEAILMCEVRGNSLEEANQKATNLILEVEKETLSYANPILIEDQIDKANNLRSAGLGLLGNMIGDKKAVACIEDTAVALPDLANYISDFTALMKGYDQKAVYYAHAGAGELHLRPILDLKKSEDVKLFRQITTDVAHLVKKYKGSFSGEHGDGIVRGEFVKLMIGDKNYQLLKDIKSTFDPNNIFNPGKIVDAFPMDKNLRYETDRKVPEIKTILDFSKSEGILREAEKCNGSGDCRKLPEFGGTMCPSYRATRDEKDTTRARANALREYLTNSEKSNKFNHTELKQVFDLCLSCKACSSECPSSVDVASLKAEFLYQYQKENGVPYRTKVFAYNDKLNHFGRHFKGITNFMFSNTITSSLIKRSLGVAKERSLPLLSDNTLSKEYQIFNNKLIVTNAIKTVYLFNDEFTNQLDAEIGRDAIHLLTRLNYRVKLLNNLESGRAFISKGLLEQAKKVADKNVTIFKNLVSENTPLIGIEPSAILSFKDEYPRLVDDKISAKAIAEHSYLIEEFLSNEIALGNIKSDQFSVEEKTIKFHGHCHQKSQSNQIYSFNVLNLPKNYKVTIIPSGCCGMAGSFGYEKEHYKVSMQIGEQTLFPAVRKSPQTTQISANGTSCRHQIKDGTQRIALHPITILKNALL is encoded by the coding sequence ATGGATTTAAACAAGCTGAAAAACAGTTTATTAGGAGAATTGTACTATGACGATTTAATTAAATCTATATACGCTACAGATGCTTCTGTTTATAGAATGCTTCCAATTGCTGTAGCTTATCCTAAAAACAATGAGGATATTAAAACATTAATTGCTTTTGCTAAAACCAATAATACATCTTTAATACCAAGAACAGCTGGTACATCTCTTGCTGGCCAATGTGTAGGTAATGGTATCGTTGTGGATGTATCCAAGCATTGTAACGCCATATTATCTATAGATCAGATTAATAAAACGGTTACGGTACAACCCGGAGTTGTTAGAGATCAATTAAACAATTATCTAAAACCTTTTGGTTTATTTTTTGGACCCAATACATCTACCTCTAACCGCTGTATGATTGGTGGTATGGTTGGTAATAATTCTTCTGGTACCACTTCAATTAAGTATGGCGTCACTAGAGATAAAGTAGTGGAGCTACATACTATATTAAGTGATAGTAGTGCTGTTGTTTTTAAAAATTTGTCTCAAGATGAATTTAAAGAGAAATTAAACCTTGATTCTTTAGAAGGTCAGATTTATAAACAATTGCACGAGGAGGTGCTAACTGAAGAAGCACAAAAGGAAATCAACGCTCATTTTCCTAAAAAAGAAATACATAGGAGAAACACAGGCTATGCTATTGACGAGCTGTATGATAGTAATTCCATTAATTTATGTCGATTATTAACAGGTAGTGAAGGTACATTGGCGTTTACGACACAAATAACTTTAAAATTAGATGATTTACCGCTTAAACATCGCGTAATGGTTGCTTTACATTTTACGACAATAGAAGCTTGTTTGAATGCTGTTAAACCAGCAATGGAACATGATTTGTATACTTGTGAAATGATGGATAAAACTATTTTAGATTTAACTAAACATAATAAAACACAACAAGACAATAGGTATTTTATTCAAGGGGACCCAGAAGCAATATTAATGTGTGAGGTTAGAGGGAATAGCTTAGAAGAAGCTAATCAAAAAGCGACTAACTTAATTTTAGAAGTCGAAAAAGAAACTTTAAGCTACGCAAATCCAATCTTGATTGAAGACCAAATAGATAAAGCGAATAATTTAAGAAGTGCAGGGTTAGGACTTCTTGGTAATATGATTGGAGATAAAAAAGCAGTGGCATGTATTGAAGATACCGCTGTTGCATTGCCCGATTTGGCTAATTATATTTCAGATTTTACAGCCTTGATGAAAGGTTATGATCAAAAAGCAGTGTATTATGCGCATGCTGGTGCAGGTGAGCTGCATTTGCGTCCTATTTTAGATCTAAAAAAGAGTGAAGATGTTAAGTTATTTAGACAAATAACGACAGATGTAGCCCATTTAGTTAAAAAATACAAGGGTTCGTTTAGTGGAGAGCATGGTGATGGTATTGTTAGAGGTGAATTTGTAAAATTGATGATAGGGGATAAAAATTATCAATTATTAAAAGACATAAAATCAACTTTTGATCCCAATAACATATTTAATCCAGGTAAAATAGTAGATGCGTTTCCAATGGATAAAAATCTACGTTATGAAACTGATAGAAAAGTACCCGAAATTAAAACTATTCTGGATTTTTCTAAATCAGAAGGTATTCTTCGTGAAGCAGAAAAATGTAATGGGTCTGGAGATTGTAGAAAATTACCTGAATTTGGAGGTACAATGTGTCCCAGTTATCGAGCAACTAGAGACGAAAAAGATACAACCAGAGCAAGAGCAAATGCGTTACGTGAATATTTAACAAATTCGGAGAAATCAAACAAGTTTAATCACACGGAATTAAAGCAGGTTTTTGATTTGTGTTTGAGTTGTAAAGCCTGTTCTAGTGAGTGTCCGAGTAGTGTGGATGTTGCGAGTTTGAAAGCCGAATTTTTATACCAATATCAAAAGGAAAATGGTGTGCCTTATAGAACAAAAGTGTTTGCTTATAATGACAAATTAAATCATTTTGGAAGACATTTTAAAGGGATTACTAATTTTATGTTTTCTAACACAATAACGTCTTCTTTAATTAAAAGATCACTAGGTGTTGCGAAGGAGAGAAGTTTACCTTTATTATCAGATAACACTTTATCTAAAGAGTATCAGATCTTTAATAATAAGTTAATTGTAACAAATGCAATCAAAACAGTGTATTTGTTTAATGACGAATTTACTAATCAATTAGATGCCGAGATAGGAAGAGATGCCATTCATTTATTAACAAGATTAAACTATAGAGTTAAGCTTCTTAATAATTTAGAATCAGGGCGGGCATTCATATCTAAAGGGTTATTAGAGCAAGCTAAAAAAGTAGCTGACAAAAATGTGACTATTTTTAAAAATTTAGTTTCAGAAAACACACCTTTAATAGGAATTGAACCTTCTGCTATTTTATCATTTAAAGATGAATACCCAAGGTTGGTCGACGACAAAATTTCAGCGAAAGCGATAGCAGAACATAGCTACTTAATTGAGGAATTTTTATCCAATGAAATAGCATTAGGTAATATCAAATCAGATCAGTTTTCTGTAGAAGAAAAGACCATTAAATTTCATGGGCATTGTCATCAAAAATCACAATCCAATCAAATTTATAGTTTTAATGTGCTAAACCTTCCTAAAAATTATAAAGTAACCATTATTCCAAGTGGTTGTTGTGGTATGGCTGGTAGCTTTGGTTACGAAAAAGAGCATTATAAAGTAAGCATGCAAATAGGGGAGCAGACCTTATTTCCTGCAGTTCGGAAATCACCTCAAACAACACAAATAAGTGCGAATGGAACTAGTTGTAGGCATCAAATTAAGGATGGAACACAACGTATTGCATTACATCCTATAACTATTTTAAAAAATGCTTTATTATAA
- a CDS encoding UDP-2,3-diacylglucosamine diphosphatase, whose translation MKLKRKVEIIVISDVHLGTYGCHAKQLLTYLSSVDPKHLILNGDIIDIWQFSKRYFPKSHMQVLKKIVSLAAKGTKVTYITGNHDEMLRKFTDSEIGNISIVNKLVLELDGKKAWFFHGDVFDVSIQNAKWLAKLGAYGYDLLILINRFINWLLVTLGKERYSLSKKIKNSVKGALKYISDFEKTATDLAIENGYDYVICGHIHQPKNEIVETKKGKTNYLNSGDWVENFTALEYQFNRWKLYRYSEDKLSAFYADEELKDMSEQELIAAITIMQPFKKTK comes from the coding sequence TTGAAATTAAAAAGAAAAGTTGAAATTATTGTTATATCCGACGTACACTTAGGTACTTATGGCTGTCATGCTAAACAGTTATTGACTTATTTGAGTAGTGTCGATCCTAAACACTTAATATTAAATGGTGATATTATAGACATTTGGCAATTTAGCAAACGATATTTTCCTAAATCACATATGCAAGTGCTAAAAAAAATTGTCTCTTTAGCTGCTAAAGGCACAAAAGTCACTTACATTACTGGTAATCATGACGAAATGCTTCGAAAATTTACCGACTCTGAAATCGGTAATATTTCTATTGTCAATAAACTTGTTTTAGAACTAGATGGTAAAAAAGCATGGTTTTTTCATGGTGATGTGTTTGATGTTTCTATTCAAAACGCAAAATGGTTAGCTAAACTTGGTGCCTATGGTTATGACCTGCTAATATTGATTAATAGATTTATTAACTGGCTATTAGTCACACTAGGCAAAGAACGTTACTCCCTATCAAAAAAAATAAAAAATAGTGTCAAGGGGGCTTTGAAATACATTAGTGATTTTGAAAAAACGGCCACTGATTTAGCAATTGAAAATGGTTATGATTATGTGATATGTGGACATATACATCAGCCTAAAAACGAAATAGTTGAAACAAAAAAAGGAAAAACAAACTACCTTAACTCTGGAGATTGGGTAGAGAATTTTACGGCCTTAGAGTATCAATTTAACCGCTGGAAACTGTATAGATATAGCGAAGACAAGTTAAGTGCTTTTTATGCGGACGAGGAACTAAAGGATATGTCAGAACAAGAGTTGATTGCAGCGATTACGATCATGCAACCTTTTAAAAAGACAAAATAA
- the aroC gene encoding chorismate synthase has protein sequence MAGNSFGNLFKLTTFGESHGVAIGGIIDGCPPGIELDLDAIQMEMNRRKPGQSAIVTQRKEPDEVKLLSGVFEGVTTGTPIGFVIENANQKSKDYSHIKDAYRPSHADYVYDKKYGLRDYRGGGRSSARETASRVVAGAIAKQMLKDVKINAFTSSVGDIFIDKPYQDLDFSNIESNDVRCPDSAIAEKMIDRIKQIRKEGDTIGGTVTCVLQNVPIGLGEPVFDKLHAELGKAMLSINAVKGFEYGSGFCGAKMKGSEHNDLFNIDGSTKTNLSGGIQGGISNGMDIYFRVAFKPVATIMQNQETINNEGEKVEMQGKGRHDPCVVPRAVPIVEAMAAIVLADYLLMNKTYS, from the coding sequence ATGGCAGGTAATAGCTTCGGAAACTTATTTAAATTAACCACATTTGGTGAGTCACATGGTGTCGCAATAGGAGGAATTATAGATGGATGTCCTCCCGGAATAGAATTGGATTTAGACGCCATTCAAATGGAAATGAATAGACGTAAACCAGGGCAATCTGCTATTGTAACGCAACGTAAAGAACCAGATGAAGTAAAGTTGCTGTCAGGTGTTTTTGAAGGGGTTACTACTGGAACGCCAATTGGTTTTGTTATCGAAAATGCCAATCAGAAATCAAAAGACTATTCACATATAAAAGATGCTTATAGACCTAGTCATGCTGATTACGTTTATGACAAAAAATATGGATTAAGAGATTATAGAGGTGGAGGACGTAGTTCTGCTAGAGAAACGGCAAGTCGTGTAGTTGCTGGTGCAATTGCAAAGCAGATGCTGAAAGATGTTAAAATTAATGCCTTTACATCTTCAGTAGGCGATATTTTTATTGATAAACCGTATCAAGATTTAGATTTTTCTAATATTGAAAGTAATGATGTGCGCTGCCCAGATTCAGCTATAGCTGAAAAAATGATAGATCGCATCAAACAAATACGTAAAGAAGGCGATACTATCGGAGGTACAGTAACATGTGTGTTACAAAATGTTCCTATTGGATTGGGTGAGCCTGTTTTTGATAAATTACATGCCGAATTAGGTAAAGCCATGCTATCCATTAATGCTGTAAAAGGTTTTGAGTATGGAAGTGGGTTTTGTGGTGCTAAAATGAAAGGTAGCGAGCATAATGATTTATTTAATATTGACGGTAGCACAAAAACGAACTTATCCGGAGGAATTCAAGGTGGAATAAGCAACGGAATGGATATCTACTTTAGAGTAGCGTTTAAGCCTGTGGCAACCATCATGCAAAATCAAGAGACTATAAATAATGAAGGTGAAAAGGTTGAGATGCAAGGCAAAGGACGACATGATCCTTGTGTTGTGCCAAGAGCCGTACCAATAGTGGAAGCTATGGCGGCAATAGTTTTAGCAGATTATTTATTGATGAATAAAACATATTCATAA